From the genome of Psychrilyobacter atlanticus DSM 19335, one region includes:
- the mgtE gene encoding magnesium transporter, whose product MKNVLLELIREKKFNKLKEELIKLNPVTISEIISEVPTREQIIIYRLLPKELAVRSFSYLESEEQLTLITSFSKGETTELIDELFFDDLIDLIEEMPANIVTKILQVSTVEDRKKINQFLSYPEESAGSLMTTEYLSLKEDMSISEALKHIRSVGKNSESIYTAYITDKSKKLLGVLSLRSIILSDPDQKISDIYKSDDIVTVNTLDDQEIIADKFKKYDLISIPVVDLEGSLTGIITIDDIVEVIEEENTEDMQKMAAINPLTDKYMDVNSLDMAKKRIPWLLILMISASFTSGVIGKYEHTLALLPILNGFIPLLMDTAGNSGAQTSTLVIRELSLGNISLGDWFKIMVKEFKVSFIVAFILSIINFLRLYYLEITLFGRANKLEIAFVVSATLFFTVVLAKLVGAILPLGAQKLKFDPALMAGPLITTIVDVLALVVYFHLITTFMPV is encoded by the coding sequence GTGAAAAATGTACTATTAGAGTTAATAAGAGAAAAAAAGTTTAACAAACTTAAGGAAGAATTGATCAAATTAAACCCAGTTACCATTAGTGAGATCATTAGTGAGGTACCTACTAGAGAACAAATCATAATCTATAGGCTGCTACCAAAGGAACTGGCAGTAAGATCGTTTTCCTATTTAGAATCCGAGGAGCAGTTAACACTGATAACTTCATTTTCTAAAGGAGAAACAACAGAATTAATAGATGAATTATTCTTTGATGACTTGATAGACTTAATCGAAGAGATGCCAGCCAATATTGTAACCAAGATATTACAGGTATCTACCGTTGAAGACAGAAAAAAGATAAACCAGTTTTTAAGTTACCCAGAAGAATCAGCTGGTAGCCTCATGACCACTGAATACCTTTCTTTAAAAGAAGATATGAGTATCAGTGAAGCACTAAAACATATTAGAAGTGTCGGAAAAAATTCAGAGAGTATCTATACTGCTTATATTACCGATAAATCTAAAAAACTCTTAGGAGTTTTATCCCTGAGATCGATTATCTTATCTGATCCAGATCAAAAAATATCAGATATATATAAATCCGATGATATAGTTACTGTAAATACTCTAGATGACCAAGAGATCATCGCGGATAAATTTAAAAAATACGATCTTATCTCCATTCCAGTTGTAGACTTAGAGGGAAGTTTAACCGGTATAATCACCATAGATGATATTGTGGAAGTTATCGAGGAAGAAAATACCGAAGATATGCAGAAAATGGCTGCTATCAACCCCCTTACAGATAAATATATGGATGTAAATTCCCTTGATATGGCAAAGAAAAGGATCCCATGGCTCCTTATCCTTATGATTTCCGCATCTTTTACCTCTGGAGTAATCGGGAAATATGAGCATACTTTAGCTCTCCTCCCTATACTAAATGGATTCATCCCTTTATTGATGGATACAGCAGGGAATTCCGGTGCTCAGACATCTACCCTTGTGATCAGAGAACTCTCTCTAGGGAACATCAGTTTAGGAGACTGGTTTAAGATAATGGTAAAAGAATTTAAAGTCAGTTTTATTGTAGCTTTTATTCTATCTATTATTAATTTTTTAAGATTATATTATTTAGAGATTACTCTTTTTGGAAGGGCAAATAAGTTAGAGATTGCATTTGTAGTTTCAGCAACTCTATTTTTTACCGTTGTCTTAGCAAAATTAGTAGGAGCTATTCTTCCCCTTGGGGCACA
- a CDS encoding nucleotidyltransferase: protein MRATGIVVEYNPFHNGHKLHLMEAKKNGDLVIAVMSGNFLQRGEPAIYDKWTRAHMALKNGVDLVVELPIFYSNQAAEIFSHGAVDILDKLGVENLVFGSESSDLEKLKKIAYLQIDEKELVDEKIKGKMEEGISYPNAINSVIEELLGEKGILKPNDILGVEYIKAIRKLDSSMEARLIERKAVGYHDKEIIDEITSATSIREMVKEGRASEIKRVMPAESFELLGDPTYLENFYPLLRYEILNNYDELKFIADMEIGLDNRIFEMAVKYADFHDFYKNLMTKRYTNGRIQRVLTHILLKIDKKLIDETKAGITYVKILGFSEKGSRYLKEKKETLRIKPLSGLKNVSLILDERERELLNFEIKCDRIYGIINPYEERKFPIIIKND from the coding sequence ATGAGAGCAACAGGAATAGTAGTGGAGTATAATCCATTTCATAATGGACATAAACTCCATTTAATGGAAGCTAAAAAAAATGGCGATCTGGTTATAGCAGTTATGAGTGGGAATTTTTTACAGAGGGGGGAACCTGCCATATATGATAAATGGACTAGAGCTCATATGGCTCTTAAAAATGGGGTAGATTTGGTAGTAGAACTACCTATATTTTATTCTAATCAGGCAGCGGAGATATTTTCCCATGGAGCTGTAGATATTTTGGATAAATTAGGGGTAGAAAATTTAGTTTTTGGCTCTGAATCTTCAGATCTAGAAAAATTAAAAAAAATTGCTTATCTGCAGATAGATGAAAAAGAACTTGTAGATGAAAAGATAAAGGGAAAGATGGAGGAGGGAATATCCTATCCCAATGCTATAAACTCTGTTATAGAGGAACTTCTAGGAGAAAAAGGGATCTTGAAACCCAATGATATATTGGGAGTGGAATATATCAAAGCCATTAGAAAATTAGATTCATCCATGGAAGCCAGACTCATAGAGAGAAAGGCTGTAGGATATCATGACAAAGAAATAATAGATGAGATTACCAGTGCTACTTCCATAAGGGAGATGGTGAAGGAGGGCAGGGCAAGCGAGATAAAAAGAGTGATGCCGGCAGAAAGTTTCGAGCTTTTAGGCGATCCTACGTATTTAGAGAATTTTTATCCCCTGTTGAGGTATGAAATTTTAAATAACTACGATGAGCTTAAGTTTATTGCAGATATGGAGATAGGTTTAGATAATCGGATTTTTGAAATGGCAGTAAAATATGCAGATTTTCATGATTTTTATAAAAACCTGATGACCAAAAGATATACCAATGGAAGGATCCAGAGGGTACTGACTCATATTCTTCTGAAGATAGATAAAAAATTAATAGATGAAACCAAGGCTGGAATTACATATGTGAAAATATTGGGATTTTCAGAAAAAGGGAGCAGATATCTCAAGGAAAAAAAAGAGACATTGAGGATAAAGCCCCTATCGGGATTAAAAAATGTCAGTCTGATCTTAGATGAAAGGGAGAGGGAACTCCTGAATTTTGAGATAAAATGTGACAGGATATATGGAATAATCAATCCCTATGAGGAGAGGAAGTTTCCTATAATTATTAAAAATGATTAA
- a CDS encoding MFS transporter, with the protein MRRKKLEQTKLSLKYQIFYGIGVSYAIVDQIFAQWVLYYYLPPENSGLTPIMAPILISLALIVSRSVDMISDPLVGFWSDRVDTKWGRRIPFIAAGAVPLALSTIAFFYPILGNDWITFIYLMCTGSVFFVFYTIVGAPYNAMIPEIGNTKEERLNLSTWQSVFRLLYTALAMILPGVLIKVIGGGDTQKGVRGMVIVLALFSVLPALITIFGVPEKKLSHGRKSTESLKNSIKIIFEDRSFIYYLLGLLFFFVGFNTLRGTMNYFVEDVMGLGKEAITVASAVLFGMSALFFYPTNRLCKKIGYKKPMLISLLILIITSLLLNYLGRGVPVKYGFALFGLIGIPVAGAAFIYPPAMLSEIGTRITKESGTQVEGICFGIQGFFLKMAFLVSIATLPILLVAGSGSLIDAMTSKPQGVERSGVYATTIFSAISFGISFVFYYLYPEKQVEEDGEMN; encoded by the coding sequence ATGAGGAGGAAAAAATTGGAACAGACAAAATTAAGTTTAAAATACCAGATATTTTATGGGATCGGAGTCAGCTATGCCATAGTTGACCAGATATTTGCCCAGTGGGTGCTGTATTATTATCTGCCCCCTGAAAATTCAGGGTTGACACCGATAATGGCACCAATCTTGATATCTTTAGCATTAATTGTATCGAGATCTGTAGATATGATCTCAGATCCCTTGGTGGGATTTTGGTCAGACAGAGTAGATACCAAATGGGGTAGAAGGATACCGTTTATAGCAGCAGGGGCAGTACCCTTGGCACTATCTACCATAGCGTTTTTCTATCCAATATTGGGGAATGATTGGATAACGTTTATATATTTGATGTGCACAGGGTCTGTGTTCTTTGTATTCTATACCATAGTAGGAGCTCCATATAACGCCATGATTCCAGAGATCGGAAACACCAAGGAAGAGAGACTTAATTTATCTACCTGGCAATCTGTATTCAGACTTTTATATACTGCACTGGCAATGATCTTACCGGGAGTTTTGATAAAAGTAATCGGTGGAGGAGATACCCAGAAAGGTGTCAGAGGAATGGTTATTGTGTTAGCTTTATTTTCTGTCCTGCCGGCTCTCATAACTATATTTGGTGTGCCAGAGAAGAAATTATCCCATGGAAGAAAATCTACAGAATCTTTAAAAAATTCAATTAAGATAATATTTGAGGATAGATCTTTTATCTACTATCTGCTTGGACTGCTATTTTTCTTTGTAGGATTTAATACACTTCGTGGAACTATGAACTACTTTGTAGAGGATGTTATGGGATTAGGAAAGGAAGCTATAACTGTGGCTTCAGCTGTATTATTTGGAATGTCAGCATTATTTTTCTACCCGACAAACAGGCTGTGCAAAAAAATAGGATATAAAAAACCTATGCTGATCTCATTACTTATTCTGATAATTACATCACTATTATTGAACTATCTTGGTCGGGGAGTACCAGTTAAATATGGGTTTGCATTATTTGGATTGATTGGAATACCAGTTGCAGGTGCAGCGTTTATCTATCCGCCGGCAATGCTCAGTGAGATAGGAACACGTATAACCAAGGAGAGCGGAACCCAGGTCGAAGGGATATGTTTTGGTATTCAAGGTTTTTTCCTTAAGATGGCATTTTTAGTATCTATAGCTACCCTGCCAATCTTATTAGTGGCTGGATCTGGAAGTTTAATAGATGCTATGACCTCAAAACCACAGGGAGTAGAGAGAAGTGGAGTGTATGCAACCACTATATTTTCAGCAATTTCCTTTGGAATTTCCTTTGTTTTTTATTATCTTTATCCAGAAAAACAGGTGGAGGAAGATGGAGAAATGAATTAA
- a CDS encoding helix-turn-helix domain-containing protein yields the protein MNLRDRLIEECRTYRRENGVTQRELGEKLGKHTSAVGRFEIGAIDPRLKFVQNLLNAMGKEIIIVDKVR from the coding sequence ATGAACTTAAGAGATAGATTGATTGAAGAATGTAGAACATACCGTAGGGAAAATGGAGTTACACAAAGAGAGTTAGGAGAAAAGTTAGGAAAACATACTTCAGCAGTAGGTAGATTTGAAATAGGAGCTATTGATCCTAGATTAAAATTTGTGCAAAATCTATTAAATGCTATGGGAAAAGAGATTATCATAGTAGATAAAGTTAGATAG